One window of the Agrobacterium larrymoorei genome contains the following:
- a CDS encoding SDR family NAD(P)-dependent oxidoreductase, which translates to MTSSKRVAMVSGASRGIGAAIAEKLLSAGWNVSLGMRTPASSSYSGHPDALLCHFDALDPESERKWVDATVARFGRLDGLVHNAGIMIPKSVLEAGQEDFDLIFDVNVKSPMRLSQLAWPHLAGAQAGRIVTVASLSGKRVKSANSGLYAMSKFALVALGHALRQCGKDNDVRSTIICPSFVATDMGNSLAGRDSSELTRPEDVAKIVHMVLELPPTASISEIPVHFSVEDCY; encoded by the coding sequence ATGACCTCATCAAAGCGCGTGGCTATGGTCAGCGGAGCATCGCGCGGCATCGGCGCGGCCATTGCGGAAAAGCTCCTTTCTGCGGGCTGGAACGTCAGCCTTGGGATGCGCACGCCTGCATCTTCGAGCTATTCTGGCCATCCAGACGCATTGCTGTGCCATTTTGATGCACTCGATCCTGAAAGCGAGCGAAAATGGGTGGACGCAACAGTCGCCCGTTTCGGACGGCTGGACGGGCTGGTTCATAATGCCGGTATCATGATTCCAAAGTCGGTGCTCGAAGCTGGACAGGAAGATTTCGACTTGATTTTCGACGTCAACGTCAAGTCTCCGATGCGTCTTTCCCAGCTTGCCTGGCCGCATCTGGCAGGAGCGCAGGCAGGACGCATCGTTACGGTCGCGTCTCTCTCCGGCAAAAGAGTGAAGTCGGCAAATTCCGGACTGTATGCCATGTCCAAATTCGCCTTGGTTGCACTCGGCCACGCGCTTCGCCAGTGCGGCAAGGACAATGACGTCCGCTCGACGATCATCTGCCCGAGCTTCGTCGCCACGGACATGGGCAATTCACTGGCAGGGCGGGACAGCAGTGAACTGACACGGCCGGAAGATGTTGCGAAGATCGTGCACATGGTCTTGGAGCTTCCTCCCACGGCCAGCATCTCGGAAATTCCGGTACATTTCAGCGTGGAAGACTGCTACTGA
- a CDS encoding hydantoinase B/oxoprolinase family protein, which translates to MSSFDPIRLEVLRNALEASAQEMGVVLKCTAFSPNIKERMDASCAIFNADAELVAQAEHVPVHLGSMLKAVGPTLAELPPLKEGDVVIVNDPFIAGAHLPDITLIAPVFADGLLVAHVASRAHHSDVGGMEPGSMPGSSIEIYQEGLIIPPVLLYESGVEQSGILRMVLANVRTPEERRGDLNAQLAALRVGETRIKELAARFGVDGLKEGLSAILAYSERRMLKRLAELPPGRYEAEDWLDDDGSSPERVLIKVAVEVSPDGLVFDFEGTAPQRRGNVNAVKPMTHSAVFYAIKILTDATLPPNAGVLRPVEIRIPHGSFLDARAPAAVCAGNTETTQRVADTVLRAFAQIAPERIAAASQGTMNLIGIGGRDPRNARPYTYIETIGGGQGGRPYGNGMHGVHANMSNTLNTPVEALEISYPLRIERYELREGSGGDGYHVGGEGLIRAITAIDHEARVSLQSDRRLTGPYGLHGGASGATGQNSVRDGQGNIKALAGKGSVTLAPGETVIVETPGGGGWGMRNLPEEQSQERVALKTA; encoded by the coding sequence ATGAGCAGTTTTGATCCTATCCGTCTTGAAGTGCTGCGCAACGCATTGGAGGCGTCCGCACAGGAAATGGGCGTCGTTCTCAAATGCACCGCCTTTTCTCCCAATATCAAGGAGCGCATGGACGCGTCCTGCGCCATCTTCAACGCCGATGCGGAGCTTGTTGCGCAGGCGGAACACGTTCCCGTTCATCTGGGGTCGATGCTGAAGGCTGTTGGCCCCACGCTGGCCGAGTTGCCGCCGTTGAAGGAGGGCGATGTCGTTATCGTCAACGATCCCTTCATCGCCGGTGCGCATCTGCCCGACATTACGCTGATTGCACCAGTCTTCGCGGACGGCTTGCTGGTTGCGCATGTGGCCAGCCGTGCACATCATTCGGATGTGGGCGGGATGGAGCCCGGCTCGATGCCTGGCAGTTCAATCGAGATCTATCAGGAAGGCCTCATCATTCCGCCTGTACTGCTTTACGAGAGCGGTGTGGAGCAGAGCGGTATCCTGCGAATGGTGCTTGCAAATGTCCGCACGCCGGAAGAGCGGCGCGGCGATCTTAATGCTCAACTGGCGGCGTTGCGCGTGGGGGAAACCCGCATCAAAGAGCTTGCGGCGCGGTTTGGCGTTGATGGTCTGAAGGAAGGCCTGTCCGCCATTCTGGCTTATTCGGAACGGCGCATGCTGAAGCGCCTGGCCGAACTTCCTCCGGGACGATACGAAGCGGAGGATTGGCTGGACGATGATGGTTCGAGCCCGGAAAGGGTCCTCATCAAAGTGGCGGTCGAGGTCTCTCCTGACGGCCTTGTGTTCGATTTTGAGGGTACCGCACCGCAGCGGCGCGGCAATGTCAATGCGGTAAAGCCTATGACCCATTCGGCAGTGTTCTATGCCATCAAGATTCTGACCGATGCCACGCTTCCTCCAAATGCCGGTGTGCTGCGCCCTGTCGAGATCCGCATTCCGCATGGCTCTTTTCTCGATGCGCGCGCACCTGCTGCGGTCTGCGCCGGCAATACGGAGACGACGCAGCGCGTGGCCGATACCGTGCTTCGCGCATTCGCTCAGATCGCGCCGGAGCGCATTGCCGCTGCCAGCCAGGGTACGATGAACCTTATTGGCATTGGCGGGCGCGACCCTAGAAATGCACGTCCCTACACCTACATCGAAACGATAGGCGGGGGGCAGGGCGGGCGGCCCTACGGCAACGGCATGCACGGTGTCCATGCCAATATGTCGAATACGCTCAACACGCCTGTGGAAGCGCTCGAGATCAGCTATCCTCTGCGCATCGAACGTTACGAGCTTCGTGAGGGCTCTGGAGGAGACGGGTATCATGTCGGTGGCGAAGGACTGATCCGCGCCATCACCGCTATCGATCACGAGGCGCGTGTTTCGCTGCAATCCGACCGGCGGCTGACAGGACCCTATGGCCTTCACGGAGGCGCATCGGGAGCAACCGGACAAAACTCCGTTCGGGACGGGCAAGGCAATATCAAAGCCCTGGCCGGTAAGGGGTCCGTGACGCTGGCGCCGGGTGAAACCGTGATAGTGGAGACCCCCGGTGGCGGTGGTTGGGGAATGCGGAATTTGCCCGAGGAGCAATCGCAAGAGCGTGTCGCCCTCAAGACAGCCTGA